In the Arachis ipaensis cultivar K30076 chromosome B10, Araip1.1, whole genome shotgun sequence genome, one interval contains:
- the LOC107621580 gene encoding polyadenylate-binding protein 2 isoform X4 encodes MLLVVPSAREICRPPFSMVDYSCTPEEVQQHFQSCGTVNRVTIRTDKFGQPKGYAYVEFIETEAVQEALLLNESELHGRQLKVTAKRTNIPGMKQFRGRRPNPHMGFRGRPPYAPPFAYAPYGYGKVPRFRMPMRYSPYY; translated from the exons ATGCTTTTAGTGGTGCCTAGTGCTCGAGAAATATGTAGACCTCCTTTTTCCATG GTGGACTATTCATGCACTCCTGAAGAAGTGCAGCAGCATTTTCAATCATGTGGAACAGTAAACAGAGTCACCATTCGGACTGATAAGTTTGGCCAACCCAAGGGTTATGCGTATGTAGAGTTTATTGAAACAGAGGCTGTTCAAGAGGCCCTTTTGCTGAATGAATCTGAATTGCATGGGCGTCAATTAAAG GTAACAGCTAAGAGGACGAACATACCCGGGATGAAGCAGTTCCGTGGCCGCCGACCTAATCCACACATGGGATTTAGAGGCAGACCGCCATATGCACCTCCTTTCGCCTATGCTCCTTATGGATATGG AAAGGTTCCAAGGTTCAGAATGCCAATGCGCTATAGCCCCTACTATTGA
- the LOC107621580 gene encoding polyadenylate-binding protein 2 isoform X3 gives MPAVAHWLKTYQAFCVLVAVDYSCTPEEVQQHFQSCGTVNRVTIRTDKFGQPKGYAYVEFIETEAVQEALLLNESELHGRQLKVTAKRTNIPGMKQFRGRRPNPHMGFRGRPPYAPPFAYAPYGYGKVPRFRMPMRYSPYY, from the exons ATGCCTGCTGTTGCCCATTGGTTGAAGACATATCAAGCCTTTTGCGTTTTAGTTGCG GTGGACTATTCATGCACTCCTGAAGAAGTGCAGCAGCATTTTCAATCATGTGGAACAGTAAACAGAGTCACCATTCGGACTGATAAGTTTGGCCAACCCAAGGGTTATGCGTATGTAGAGTTTATTGAAACAGAGGCTGTTCAAGAGGCCCTTTTGCTGAATGAATCTGAATTGCATGGGCGTCAATTAAAG GTAACAGCTAAGAGGACGAACATACCCGGGATGAAGCAGTTCCGTGGCCGCCGACCTAATCCACACATGGGATTTAGAGGCAGACCGCCATATGCACCTCCTTTCGCCTATGCTCCTTATGGATATGG AAAGGTTCCAAGGTTCAGAATGCCAATGCGCTATAGCCCCTACTATTGA
- the LOC107621581 gene encoding phospho-2-dehydro-3-deoxyheptonate aldolase 2, chloroplastic — MALASSSLISFKPCLFAPFQKPRRSIVVANSAEPSSKSASPSTASASASAPASTKWSLNSWRTKKALQLPEYPDQSSVDQVLHTLETFPPIVFAGEARSLEEKLAQAAMGNAFLLQGGDCAESFKEFNANNIRDTFRVILQMGVVLMFGGQMPVIKVGRMAGQFAKPRSDPFEEKNGVKLPSYRGDNVNGDAFDAASRIPDPQRMIRAYTQSVATLNLLRAFATGGYAAMQRVNQWNLDFMERSEQGDRYRELAHRVDEALGFMIAAGLTSEHPIMTTTEFWTSHECLLLPYEQALTREDSTTGLHYDCSAHMLWVGERTRQLDGAHVEFLRGVANPLGIKVSDKMDPNELVKLIDILNPKNKPGRITVIVRMGAENMRVKLPHLIRAVRGAGQIVTWVSDPMHGNTIKAPSGLKTRSFDAIRAELRAFFDVHDQEGSYPGGVHLEMTGQNVTECVGGSRTITYDDLSSRYHTHCDPRLNASQSLELAFNIAERLRKKRMQSLTSL, encoded by the exons ATGGCTCTGGCATCATCATCCCTTATCAGCTTCAAACCTTGTCTCTTCGCACCTTTCCAGAAACCACGCAGATCCATTGTCGTTGCAAACTCCGCAGAGCCCTCATCAAAATCAGCGTCACCATCAACCGCTTCTGCCTCTGCTTCAGCTCCAGCATCCACGAAATGGAGCCTCAACAGCTGGAGAACGAAGAAGGCGCTTCAGCTTCCGGAGTATCCAGATCAGAGCTCCGTCGATCAGGTTCTTCACACTCTGGAGACCTTCCCTCCGATCGTGTTCGCCGGAGAGGCCAGGAGCCTCGAGGAGAAGCTCGCTCAGGCCGCCATGGGCAACGCCTTCCTCCTTCAGGGCGGTGACTGCGCTGAGAGCTTCAAGGAATTCAATGCTAACAATATCCGTGACACCTTCCGTGTCATTCTTCAGATGGGCGTTGTTCTTATGTTCGGTGGTCAAATGCCTGTTatcaag GTGGGGAGAATGGCGGGCCAGTTTGCGAAGCCAAGGTCAGACCCTTTTGAGGAGAAGAACGGAGTGAAGCTGCCTAGTTACAGGGGTGATAATGTGAATGGGGATGCATTTGATGCTGCATCGAGAATTCCGGATCCGCAGAGGATGATAAGAGCCTACACCCAATCTGTGGCTACTCTGAACCTGTTGCGTGCATTTGCCACCGGAGGTTATGCTGCCATGCAAAGGGTCAACCAATGGAATCTGGATTTCATGGAGCGTAGTGAGCAGGGAGACAG GTATCGTGAATTGGCTCATCGAGTCGATGAGGCTCTTGGCTTCATGATTGCTGCCGGACTAACATCGGAGCATCCAATCATGACTACAACAGAGTTTTGGACTTCCCATGAGTGTTTGCTTCTTCCTTATGAACAAGCACTTACCAGGGAGGACTCTACTACCGGGCTTCATTATGATTGCTCAGCTCACATGCTCTGGGTTGGGGAACGCACCCGCCAACTGGATGGTGCTCATGTTGAATTCCTGAGAGGAGTTGCAAATCCACTTGGAATTAAG GTGAGTGATAAGATGGATCCAAATGAACTTGTTAAGCTGATAGATATTCTGAACCCCAAAAACAAGCCTGGAAGAATTACTGTAATTGTTAGGATGGGAGCAGAGAATATGCGAGTGAAGCTTCCACATCTAATCAGAGCAGTGCGCGGAGCAGGTCAAATTGTCACTTGGGTTAGTGATCCCATGCATGGCAACACCATCAAAGCTCCATCTGGACTTAAAACCCGTTCTTTTGATGCAATCAGG GCTGAGCTGAGGGCATTCTTCGATGTCCATGACCAAGAAGGAAGCTACCCTGGAGGGGTTCATTTGGAAATGACTGGGCAGAACGTGACAGAGTGTGTTGGAGGTTCGAGGACCATCACTTATGACGACTTGAGCTCGCGCTACCACACGCATTGTGATCCAAGGCTTAACGCCTCTCAATCTCTAGAGCTTGCATTCAACATTGCTGAGAGGTTGCGCAAGAAAAGAATGCAGTCTCTAACCTCACTTTAA
- the LOC107623617 gene encoding protein EXORDIUM-like 2 has protein sequence MAFNYHIATLLVLLLVNFTAGALVQQQPLVLKYHNGQLLKGRITVNLLWYGTFTPIQRSIIVDFINSLSSGGPPQPSAASWWKTTENYKGGGSSALLVGKQILHPAYSLGKYLKSTHLLSLASSFNDVSAINVILTAKDVSVDGFCSSRCGTHGSTRSVNGKARTAYVWVGNSETQCPGQCAWPFHQPIYGPQTPPLVAPNGDVGVDGMIINLATLLAGTVTNPFNNGYFQGPATAPLEAVSACTGVFGSGAYPGYPGRVLVEKTTGASYNANGVNGRKFLLPAMWDPVTSACKTLV, from the coding sequence ATGGCCTTTAATTACCACATTGCCACGCTGTTGGTTCTGCTTCTCGTGAACTTCACGGCAGGGGCGCTAGTACAGCAGCAGCCCCTCGTTCTCAAGTACCACAACGGCCAACTCCTCAAGGGAAGGATCACCGTTAATCTCTTATGGTACGGCACCTTCACTCCAATCCAACGCTCCATAATCGTTGACTTCATAAACTCCCTCAGCTCCGGTGGTCCACCACAGCCTTCCGCAGCATCCTGGTGGAAAACAACTGAAAACTACAAAGGTGGAGGCTCCTCTGCTCTCCTCGTAGGGAAGCAAATCCTACACCCGGCTTATTCCCTCGGAAAGTACCTCAAATCAACGCACCTCCTTTCTCTCGCTTCCAGCTTCAACGACGTGTCCGCCATCAACGTCATTTTAACGGCTAAGGATGTTTCCGTTGATGGTTTCTGTTCGAGCCGTTGTGGAACTCACGGCTCTACTCGTTCCGTCAACGGGAAGGCCCGGACGGCGTACGTGTGGGTTGGAAACTCAGAGACTCAATGCCCGGGCCAGTGTGCGTGGCCCTTCCACCAGCCCATCTACGGCCCGCAAACTCCGCCGTTGGTGGCGCCAAACGGAGACGTTGGAGTTGACGGCATGATCATCAACTTGGCTACACTTTTGGCGGGAACCGTAACTAACCCGTTCAACAACGGTTATTTCCAGGGGCCGGCGACGGCGCCGCTTGAAGCGGTGTCGGCATGCACCGGAGTGTTTGGAAGCGGGGCGTACCCAGGGTATCCGGGTCGGGTTCTGGTGGAGAAGACGACGGGAGCGAGCTACAATGCGAACGGAGTGAACGGAAGGAAGTTCCTGTTGCCGGCGATGTGGGACCCGGTGACGTCAGCGTGCAAGACGCTTGTGTGA